One window from the genome of Eucalyptus grandis isolate ANBG69807.140 chromosome 7, ASM1654582v1, whole genome shotgun sequence encodes:
- the LOC120296276 gene encoding copper-transporting ATPase PAA1, chloroplastic-like has protein sequence MERRNRSWMELRRPQGCYLRCHNSRRWRNDSWGCAASVKRIWENQVSAARVNLTTETAIVWPVSEAKAIPNWQKELGTNTCKSLRQIVA, from the exons ATGGAAAGGAGAAATCGGTCTTGGATGGAGCTGAGGCGGCCTCAGGGGTGTTACCTCCGATGTCATAATTCTCGACGTTGGA GGAATGACTCGTGGGGATGTGCAGCGAGTGTGAAGAGAATTTGggaaaatcaa GTATCCGCCGCAAGGGTCAATCTTACAACTGAGACAGCAATTGTATGGCCTGTTTCTGAAGCCAAGGCTATACCTAATTGGCAAAAGGAGTTGGGGACAAACACTTGCAAATCACTCAGACAAATTGTGGCTTAA